From Micromonospora nigra, one genomic window encodes:
- a CDS encoding transglutaminaseTgpA domain-containing protein codes for MTAHRNLGLVAAAATLLAAAPLSAIFDRWTWLVQSIIAVAAVAAAAALARMLRAPLWAQVLAMAAGLTLALTWLFPSGGELLAVLPTPDTFAHFAALLGDSVRDMRSYGVEVPDTDPLLFITVLGVGGVAVVVDVVAVGLRRPALAGLPMLAIYSVPVAVYVDSVPPVPFAIGAAGYLWLLVTDNVDRVRRFGRRFTGDGRDVDVWEASPLAAAGRRLAVVGVALAVMLPLAVPGMTGGLLTTLGGGAGTGTGGPGLGGVPGRVDLFAALSGQLNQSEVTDLVKVTTTESEPFYLRFGVADELTTDGFRVRSPTGSPVTRELPEPSGRDLAGVDRARHRAVVEVTRSLAMPLMPVYAEPVRTSDLNGNWLYDPNLQIIFSNRENSRGKRYEFDYVRSTYSPAVLRTAGPLSAESPLRRQQTRTPDVPEVEALVETLTRGERTEYDKVRAIYDYFSAENGFSYRLSTEEGTSGQQILDFLGNKVGYCQQYAAAMAWMVRDAGIPARVAFGFTNGSNRDGDTRTLTNRNLHAWTEVYFDRIGWVPFDATPAYGVQGSTRSAWAPDTDAPETVTPSAGATDGPDGADPSAGPQRPNQFEESLDPGVAAGSDTPAGGMPVWPLWVAGILGLLLLLAVPALRRMALRRRRGGRFATARPAVAAGGGPEAVAGRPSVVVAVDPDRARADAHAAWDELIDTLVDYRVPVDRTETPRATADRLVRDALVDDAEADSAVRLLGRAEERARYARDPLTGEPLLPALRTVRGVLARKAGRRTRLVAAVLPPSVLQRWRTGTADASSRAVVRVGELRERLLRWSPRRLLAGRAAR; via the coding sequence ATGACCGCCCACCGGAACCTGGGCCTCGTCGCGGCGGCGGCGACGTTGCTGGCCGCCGCGCCGCTGTCGGCCATCTTCGACCGCTGGACGTGGCTGGTGCAGTCGATCATCGCGGTCGCCGCCGTCGCGGCGGCGGCGGCGCTGGCCCGGATGCTGCGGGCCCCGCTGTGGGCCCAGGTGCTGGCCATGGCGGCCGGGCTCACCCTCGCCCTGACCTGGCTGTTCCCGAGTGGCGGGGAGCTGCTCGCCGTGCTGCCCACCCCGGACACGTTCGCGCACTTCGCCGCCCTGCTCGGCGACTCGGTACGGGACATGCGCTCGTACGGCGTCGAGGTGCCGGACACCGATCCGCTGCTGTTCATCACGGTTCTCGGCGTCGGCGGGGTGGCCGTGGTGGTGGACGTGGTCGCGGTGGGGCTGCGCCGCCCGGCGCTGGCCGGCCTGCCCATGCTGGCCATCTACTCGGTGCCGGTGGCGGTGTACGTCGACAGCGTCCCGCCGGTGCCGTTCGCCATCGGCGCCGCCGGCTACCTGTGGCTGCTGGTCACCGACAACGTCGACCGGGTACGCCGGTTCGGTCGGCGGTTCACCGGGGACGGCCGGGACGTCGACGTCTGGGAGGCTTCGCCGCTGGCCGCCGCGGGGCGCCGCCTGGCGGTGGTCGGGGTGGCGCTGGCCGTGATGCTGCCGCTGGCCGTGCCGGGCATGACCGGCGGCCTGCTGACCACGCTCGGCGGCGGCGCCGGCACCGGCACCGGTGGCCCGGGGCTGGGCGGTGTCCCCGGCCGGGTCGACCTGTTCGCGGCCCTCAGCGGGCAGCTCAACCAGAGCGAGGTCACCGACCTGGTCAAGGTCACCACCACCGAGTCCGAGCCGTTCTACCTGCGCTTCGGGGTCGCCGACGAGCTGACCACGGACGGCTTCCGGGTGCGCAGCCCCACCGGTTCCCCCGTCACCCGGGAGCTGCCCGAACCGTCGGGGCGCGACCTGGCGGGCGTGGACCGGGCCCGACACCGGGCGGTCGTCGAGGTGACCCGCAGCCTCGCCATGCCGCTGATGCCCGTGTACGCCGAGCCGGTGCGTACCAGCGACCTCAACGGCAACTGGCTGTACGACCCCAACCTCCAGATCATCTTCTCGAATCGGGAGAACTCCCGCGGCAAGCGGTACGAGTTCGACTACGTGCGTTCCACGTACAGCCCGGCGGTGCTGCGGACGGCCGGCCCCCTGTCGGCGGAGAGCCCGCTGCGCCGACAGCAGACCCGCACCCCGGACGTGCCCGAGGTGGAGGCCCTCGTGGAGACGCTCACCCGGGGCGAGCGCACCGAGTACGACAAGGTCCGGGCGATCTACGACTACTTCTCGGCGGAGAACGGCTTCAGCTACCGGCTGAGCACGGAGGAGGGCACCAGCGGGCAGCAGATCCTCGACTTCCTCGGCAACAAGGTGGGCTACTGCCAGCAGTACGCCGCGGCGATGGCGTGGATGGTCCGCGACGCGGGCATCCCCGCCCGGGTGGCGTTCGGCTTCACCAACGGCAGCAACCGGGACGGGGACACGCGCACCCTGACCAACCGCAACCTGCACGCGTGGACCGAGGTCTACTTCGACCGGATCGGCTGGGTGCCGTTCGACGCCACCCCGGCGTACGGGGTGCAGGGTTCCACCCGTTCGGCCTGGGCGCCCGACACCGACGCGCCTGAGACGGTGACGCCGTCCGCCGGCGCGACGGACGGCCCGGACGGTGCCGACCCGTCCGCCGGGCCGCAGCGGCCCAACCAGTTCGAGGAGTCGCTGGATCCGGGCGTCGCCGCCGGCTCGGACACCCCGGCCGGGGGGATGCCGGTGTGGCCGCTGTGGGTGGCCGGGATCCTGGGGTTGCTCCTGCTGCTGGCCGTACCCGCGTTGCGGCGAATGGCGCTGCGGCGCCGGCGGGGCGGTCGGTTCGCCACGGCCCGGCCGGCGGTCGCGGCCGGCGGCGGCCCGGAGGCTGTCGCGGGGCGGCCGTCCGTGGTGGTCGCCGTGGATCCGGACCGGGCCCGGGCGGACGCGCACGCCGCCTGGGACGAGCTGATCGACACGCTCGTCGACTACCGGGTGCCGGTGGACCGGACCGAGACGCCGCGGGCCACCGCCGACCGGCTGGTCCGTGACGCGCTCGTCGACGACGCCGAGGCGGATTCGGCGGTACGGCTGCTCGGCCGCGCCGAGGAACGCGCCCGGTACGCCCGCGACCCGCTGACCGGCGAGCCCCTGCTGCCGGCCCTGCGCACGGTACGCGGCGTGCTCGCCAGGAAGGCCGGTCGGCGTACCCGACTGGTGGCCGCCGTGCTGCCGCCGTCGGTGCTCCAGCGGTGGCGTACGGGCACCGCGGACGCCTCCTCGCGCGCCGTGGTGAGGGTCGGCGAACTGCGGGAGCGGCTGCTGCGCTGGAGTCCGCGCCGGCTGCTCGCGGGCCGGGCGGCCCGCTGA